The Breoghania sp. L-A4 sequence CGGGCGCATCGCCCAGCGGCGCGACCGCGATCTCCTTCGAATAGGCCTCGGCCGCGTCATAGCCCGCGGCGGCCTCGTAGGCGGTGTAGGCGTCACCGACGGTCATGGCGAAGATCGAGATGGTGTCCAGCGTGCGGCACGCGGGCACCACGCCGCCCGGGGACAGCGCGCCCAGCGTCGGCTTCAGGCCGACGATGTTGTTCAGCGCCGCCGGAACGCGGCCCGAACCGGCCGTATCCGTGCCGAGCGAGAAGCTGACCAGCCCGTGGCCCACGGCGACGCCGGAGCCCGACGAGGAGCCGCCCGGCACGATCGATGGGTCGATGGAATTCTTCGGCGGCGCATAGGGCGAGCGCACGCCGACAAGCCCGGTGGCGAACTGGTCGAGGTTGGTCTTGCCGACGAGCAGGGCGCCGGCGGCGCGCAGGCGTCCGACGACGAAGGCGTCCGCGTCGGGCACATATGCGTAAGCCGGGCAGGCGGCGGTGGTGGGACTCCCGGCGGCGTCGATGTTGTCCTTGGCGGCGAAGGGAATGCCCCACAACGGCTTCGACGGGTCGTAGGAGCCAAGCGCCGCGGCGGCGGCTTGAACCTCCGCCTTGTCGATCAGATGGATGAAGATGCCGGGATCGTTCACGGCGGCAATGCGGGCGTAGACCTCTTCGATCACGTCGAGGGGCTGGCGCCGCCGGCATAGGCCTCGCGCAGCGCGGTGATCGTAAGGGGCATCTCTTTCATGGTGGTTTCCTTGATCATGCCTGGATCCGCCTTTGCGGCGGTTTTGGCGCGGCTGCGAGCAGCGTGCGCGTGTAGGCGTCCCGCGGCGCGCTCATGACGTCCTCGGCGGCTCCCTGTTCGACGATCTCGCCGCCCTTCATGACGATCACATGATCGCAGAGAAGACGGACGACGTGCAGATCATGGCTGACAAAAAGATAGCTCATTCCGAGCTTGGCGCGCAGGTCGGCGAGCAAATTCAGAACCACCGCCTGGATCGACACGTCGAGCGCCGCCGTCGGCTCGTCGAGGATCAGGAACTTCGGGTTCAGCGCGATCGCCCGGGCGATGCCGACGCGGGCCTTCTGGCCGCCCGAAAGCTGATGCGGGAACCGGTCGAGCAGCGGCTGCGGCAGGCCGACGAGATCGGCGAGTTCCGCCACGCGCTCGCGCGCCGCCGAACCGTTCAATCCGCCCAGCCGGTGCAGCGGATCGGCGATGCTCTGGCGCGCGGTGTGGCGCGGGTTGAGGCTGTCGGTGGCGTCCTGGAACACCATCTGGATCTCGGAGCGGCGCGGGTCGCGGGAGAATTTCTGCGCCGGCGTCGCGGCGATATCGTTTCCATTGAAAAGGATTTCGCCGCTTGACGGGTCCAGCAGCCGCACCAGCATCGACGCGGTCGTGGACTTGCCGCAGCCGGACTCGCCCACAAGCCCGACGCTCTGGCCCTCGAGGACGGTGAAGGAGATGTCCTTGACCGCATGCACGGGTCCCGACTTGCCCTTGTAGGTCTTCACCAGGTTGCGGACCTCGAGCAGCGGCCTGTCCGTCGGCGCATGCGGCAGCTCCGGGGTGCGCTCGGATTCGGGCAGCAGCGTGCGGATGCTTTCACCCAGCCGCGGCGTGGCGTCGACCAGCTTGCGCGAATAGGGATGTTTGGGCGAGAGAAAGATCTCCGCCGGATCGCCGGCCTCGACGATGCGGCCATCCTTCATCACCGCGATCTTGTCGCAATATTGCGCGGCGAGCCCGAGATCGTGAGTGATCAGGATCGAGCTCATGCCGCGCTCGCGGATCAGCTCCGCGACCAGATCCATCACCGCCTTCTGCGTCGTGATGTCCAGCCCGGTGGTCGGCTCATCGGAAATCAGCAGGCGCGGATCGCACGCCAAGGCGATGGCGATGACGATGCGCTGGCACATGCCGCCGGAAAGCTCGAACGGATAGGCGTCGTAGCGCGCTTGCGCGTCGCGGATCTTTACCGCCTCC is a genomic window containing:
- the atzF gene encoding allophanate hydrolase, giving the protein MIEEVYARIAAVNDPGIFIHLIDKAEVQAAAAALGSYDPSKPLWGIPFAAKDNIDAAGSPTTAACPAYAYVPDADAFVVGRLRAAGALLVGKTNLDQFATGLVGVRSPYAPPKNSIDPSIVPGGSSSGSGVAVGHGLVSFSLGTDTAGSGRVPAALNNIVGLKPTLGALSPGGVVPACRTLDTISIFAMTVGDAYTAYEAAAGYDAAEAYSKEIAVAPLGDAPESLTIGIPDANTIEFFGDTVQRASFESAVDTLRFAGHTIVEVDFTPFYDVARMLYDGAWVAERYTVIADLLKTDPEAILPVTRQVICKAEGLTAADAFRGIYRLEELKRIAAPVLGALDMMCVPTIPTFYTVADLEADPIGPNSNFGTYTNFVNLMDMCAIAVPTAPRSDGRPGSVTLLAGAGKDGLTAAVARTFEKASGASLPTAAELQAQTLVMGGA
- a CDS encoding ABC transporter ATP-binding protein, translated to MLSISDLAVSFQTRNGTVDAVRNVSLAVASGETLGIVGESGSGKSVTAYALMRILDAGGTITAGEVSYSGVDLRRASERDIRDIRGREISMIFQNPRAALNPIRKVGHQIEDVLRRHARATRHNARRKAIEALEAVKIRDAQARYDAYPFELSGGMCQRIVIAIALACDPRLLISDEPTTGLDITTQKAVMDLVAELIRERGMSSILITHDLGLAAQYCDKIAVMKDGRIVEAGDPAEIFLSPKHPYSRKLVDATPRLGESIRTLLPESERTPELPHAPTDRPLLEVRNLVKTYKGKSGPVHAVKDISFTVLEGQSVGLVGESGCGKSTTASMLVRLLDPSSGEILFNGNDIAATPAQKFSRDPRRSEIQMVFQDATDSLNPRHTARQSIADPLHRLGGLNGSAARERVAELADLVGLPQPLLDRFPHQLSGGQKARVGIARAIALNPKFLILDEPTAALDVSIQAVVLNLLADLRAKLGMSYLFVSHDLHVVRLLCDHVIVMKGGEIVEQGAAEDVMSAPRDAYTRTLLAAAPKPPQRRIQA